One segment of Gopherus flavomarginatus isolate rGopFla2 chromosome 8, rGopFla2.mat.asm, whole genome shotgun sequence DNA contains the following:
- the LOC127056749 gene encoding G-protein coupled receptor 143-like, translating to MASLQLQQFCCQSLATRLVWHFHPQVWNGLCLGSAVLGLLGLLLQVLARHRRGCGKMAGRGSESRLHAARGIVAAITASSCLGTAGILSRSVLWLAGPPGSASEPPVNGTAGFAGPLCTLAVMWVQYFYTAHFWALFCYALEAGQLLRSPAGRRSLTPYYLLCWGLSSTQCLWGIQQLLSPASARCDSQHPLVQALAVAHYTAAYVPLSLVLLLNPLLLSRALCAAAALLRGQTGRYTASERLQEQQLRRRFTSITVTFTACWLGNVVNDGLLLLEPAWCTETLRLLHVAIRTSWIIVAILNPMSGLLLSLALVGWQQAGQPAGRAFRRDEQSSSKDSPEPVLGCVAAPGQLRAPNLLDLLTSRGSLALISAWQRQALCTQPCCEGRLEAAAGRS from the exons ATGGCCTCTCTGCAGCTCCAGCAGTTCTGCTGCCAAAGTCTTGCTACCCGCCTGGTGTGGCACTTCCACCCGCAGGTGTGGAATGGGCTGTGCCTGGGCAGTGCTGTACTAGGCCTGCTCGGGCTGCTCCTGCAGGTTCTAGCCAGGCACCGCCGGGGCTGCGGCAAGATGGCTGGCAGAGGCTCAgagagcaggctccatgctgccAGGGGGATAGTAGCTGCCATTACTGCCAGCAGCTGTCTGGGCACTGCAG GGATCCTGAGCCGCTCCGTGCTGTGGCTAGCAGgcccccctggctctgccagcgAGCCTCCAGTGAATGGGACAGCAGGCTTTGCTGGGCCACTCTGCACTCTGGCTGTG ATGTGGGTGCAGTACTTCTACACGGCTCACTTCTGGGCCTTGTTCTGCTACGCGCTGGAGGCTGGTCAGCTGCTGCGGAGCCCTGCAGGCCGCAG GTCCCTGACTCCCTACTACCTGTTGTGCTGGGGCCTGTCCAGCACCCAGTGCCTGTGGGGCatccagcagctcctgtcccctgCCAGTGCCAG gtGTGACTCGCAGCACCCACTGGTACAGGCCCTGGCTGTGGCTCACTACACTGCTGCCTACGTGCCGCTCTCGCTGGTCCTGCTGCTGAACCCGCTGCTTCTCTCCAGGGCCCTCTGCGCAG CCGCAGCCCTGCTGAGGGGCCAGACGGGCAGGTACACAGCCAGCGAGCGGCTCCAGGAGCAGCAGCTTCGGAGGAGATTCACCAGCATCACTGTTACCTTCACTGCCTG ctGGCTAGGGAATGTGGTGAATGATGGGCTGCTCCTGCTGGAGCCTGCATGGTGCACGGAGACTCTGCGACTGCTGCACGTGGCCATTCGGACCTCCTGGATCATTGTG gccaTCCTGAACCCCATGTCAGGACTCCTGCTGTCCCTGGCGCTggtgggctggcagcaggcagggcagcCGGCGGGCAGAGCTTTCCGCAGGGATGAGCAGAGCAGCAGTAAGGACTCTCCTGAGCCTGTCCTGGGCTGTGTGGCTGCGCCTGGCCAGCTGCGGGCCCCCAACCTGCTCGACCTCTTGACCTCCAGGGGCTCCCTGG cgtTAATCTCAGCGTGGCAGAGACAGGCGCTCTGCACCCAGCCATGCTGCGAGGGACGGCTGGAGGCAGCGGCAGGGCGAAGCTGA